The Halomonas sp. THAF5a genome segment AGAGGCATCAGGGCTTGTGCGGCAGCGCCAGGTAGTCGTGGGACTGCATCTCCTGCAGCCGCGACAGGGTGCGCTGGAACTCGAACTCCAGGCGCCCGTCGCGATAGAGCTCCTCGGCCGGCACTTCGGCGGACATCAGCAGCTTGACGCCGCGATCATAGAACTCGTCGACCATGTTGATGAAGCGCCGGGTGCGATCGTCGGTCGCCCCGCTCATGCGGGTGACGTTGGAGACCAGCACGCTGTGGAATTCACGCGCCAGCTCGATGTAGTCGTTCTGGCTGCGCGGCCCGTCGCAGAGCTCGCTGAACTCGAACCACACCACGTCATCGTGCAGCCGACGGGTGTGCAGCACGCGGTGATTGATCTCCAGCGGCGCGCCCTCCTCCCCCTCGTGACCGGCGATCTCGCGGAAGCTGCGGGCGAGCTCGATCTCGGCCTCGGCGTCGAGCGGGGCGTGGAAGATCTCGGCACGCTCCAGCACGCGCAGCCGGTAGTCGACCCCCGAGTCGACGTTGACCACCTCGCAGTGGCGCTCGAGCAGGTCGATGGCAGGCAGGAAGCGCGCCCGCTGCAGGCCGTCCTTGTAGAGCTCGCCAGGCACGATATTGGAGGTCGCCACCAGCACCACGCCATGCTCGAAGAGCGACTCGAGCAGGTTGGCCAGGATCATGGCGTCGGTGATGTCCTTGACGAAGAACTCATCGAAGCAGATCACCCGCGCCTCGGCGGCGAACTTGGCGGCGATCAGCGAGAGCGGGTTCCTCTCGCCCTTGTAGTGCTCGAGCTCGTTGTGCACCCGCTGCATGAAGCGGTGGAAGTGGGTGCGCATCTTCTCGGGGAAGGGCAGCGTCTCGAAGAAGGTGTCCATCAGGTAGGTCTTGCCGCGACCCACGCCGCCCCAGAAGTAGAGCCCGTTGACGGCCGGCACCGCCGGCTCAGCGGACGCCTCGCGCCCGCCCCGGCCGAACAGCCCCGCCACCCGCGAGGCGAGCCCGCCGCCACGCTTCGGCGGCGCCACCCGCTCGGGCGGGGTCGCCACCAAGTCGTCGAAGAGGCGCTGTAGGTGCGCCACGGCCTGCTCCTGGGCCGCGTCATGCTGGAAGTCATGGCGCTCGAGATCGGCGCGGTAGCGGCTCATCGGGGTCTGGGGCCGGCGCGACTCGCGGGCGGTCGCGGGGGAGTGCGTCTCGCTCATGGGGATTCCTGCTCGCCTTTCCTCGGGCTATGGCGAGAGGATTATACGCATCCCGCCGGCCCATGACATGCGCCTCCTCCCGCATTGACCCGGCACGCGGGCTCGCCTCTATAATAGGGCCGCGGCCGCGCGGCGGCCGGCACGCACAGGGCCATTGCTCCAGGGAGACGCACAACGTGGATGAGACCAACATCAGCTGGGTGCTGGCCGCCGCTTGCCTGCTGGCCGGCATCGGGATCGGAGCACTGGGCTACCACCTGCTCAACGCCAGCGCCGGCAACGCCCAGCGGCTGCGCCGGCGCCTCGCCGAGCGCGAACGCGCCCTGGCGGACCTCAAGGACGGCCTGGGCGAGAGCCTCGAGCGCATCGGCCAGCTCGCCGAGACCCTGCGCCGGGAGAGCCAGAGCCTCGAAGAGGAGGCCGCGACCGCCAGCACCACCCTGGGCGCCCCGTCGCTTCGCCGCCAGGCCATGGATGCCGCCACCCCCGCCGAGGACGAAGCGGAACCCTCCATGCCTCGCGACTACGCCGACGGTAACCGCGGCACCCTCTCCGAGGACTTCGGCCTCAAGCCGCCCGAGGAAGGCGCGGCCCAGCCGCCACGCTACTGAGCCACCACGCCCGGCGCCCCCCCTCATACGCCCCGGCCCAGCCCCGGCCCAGCGCCGGGGCGTCGTCGTGGCGAGCGCCGGATCAGGCCGGATTGTCGATATCGACGAAGCGGTGCTCGACCCCGCCCTCGGCGGCCAGCCGCTCGCCCAGCGCCTGCACCCCGTAGCGCTCGGTGGCATGGTGGCCCGCGGCCAGGTAGTGGATGCCTAGCTCCCGGGCCAGGTGGGTGGTGCGCTCGGAGATCTCGCCGGAGATGAAGGCGTCGGCCCCCGCCTCCCAGGCGGCGGTGATCATGTCCTGAGCGCCGCCGGTGCACCAGGCGACCCGGCGGATCGCCCCACCTCCCGGCGCCTCGATCAGCAGCGGTTCACGCTCGAGCGTCTCGCCCACCTCGCGGGCCAGCCCGGCGGCGTCGAGGTCGCGCGACGGCTCGCCGAGCCACACCAGACCCTCGCCCAGCGCCCCGTCGGCGCAGCCGGTCACGGTGAACCCCAGCCGCCGGCCGAGCTCGGCGTTGTTGCCGAGCTCGCGATGGGCGTCCAGCGGCAGGTGGTAGGCCAGCAGGTTGATGTCATGGGCGAGCAGCGTCGCCAGGCGCCGGCGCTTCATGCCGGTGACGGCGACCGGCTCGTTCTTCCAGAAGTAGCCGTGGTGGACCAGCAGCAGGTCCGCCTGCCACGCCACGGCCTCGTCGAGCAGCGCCTGGCAGGCCGTCACGCCGCTCATCACCCGGGTCACCCGTTCGCGGCCGGCCACCTGCAGGCCGTTCAGGGTGTAGTCCTTGAAACGCTCGGGCTCGAGCAGGCGGTCGCAGGCGGCGACCAGGTCGTCTCGGTTCGTCATGCAGCCTCCAGGCGCGGTCGGGTTGGCGATGTTACAATCCGCCCAGTGTAACCAGCGGGCGGAAGCCCCGCGACCCAGCATCGTCGACAAGGACTCCCGCCGCATGCGACGCACCCTGCTCCCCTACCTCTGGCCCGTGCTGATCGGCGTGCTGGGGGCCATCGTGCTGCTCAACGCCTTCCCTCAGCTGATCGGGCGCCATGGGTCGAGCCCCGCACCCACGGCCACTGCCCCCTACGACGCTGCGCCGGACCCCGGCGCCGAGCCGGCCGAGCCCCGGGACGCCCCCGAGGTGCGCCAGGCCGAGCCGCTGACCCGCCAGCAGGGACCGGTGAGCTATGCCGAGGCGGTGTCCCGCGCCGCCCCGGCGGTGGTCAACGTCTACTCCTCCCGGGTGGTCGAGCGGGAGGAGCACCCGCTGATGTCCGACCCCTTCTTCCGCCAGTTCTTCGGCGACGAGACGCCCCGCCGGCAGCGCATGCTGTCGAGCCTCGGCTCCGGCGTGATCGTCAGCGAGGACGGCTACGTGCTGACCAACCACCACGTGATCCGCGGCGCCGACCAGATCCAGGTCGCGCTGCGCGACGGGCGCGAGACCCTCGCCAAGGTGATCGGCACCGACCCGGAGAGCGATCTCGCCGTGCTGCGCATCGAGCTCGACGCCCTGCCGGTGATCGAGCTCACCGACACCACCCAGATCGCCATCGGCGACGTCTCGCTGGCCATCGGCAACCCCTTCGGGGTCGGCCAGACGGTGACCATGGGCATCATCAGCGCCACCGGGCGCAGCCACCTCGGCCTCAACGCCTACGAGGACTTCATCCAGACCGATGCCGCCATCAATCCCGGCAACTCGGGAGGCGCCCTGGTCAACGCCGAGGGGGCGCTGATCGGCATCAACACCGCGATCTTCTCACGCTCCGGCGGCTCCCAGGGCATCGGCTTCGCGATCCCCGCCAACCTCGCCCGCAGCATCCTCGAGGAGCTGGTCGTCAAGGGACGGGTCGTGCGCGGCTGGATGGGCATCGAGGCCCAGGAACTCAACCGGGAACTGGCCGCCTCGTTCGGCCTCGACACCCCCATCGGCGTGGTGATCGCCGGGGTGGTGCCGAACGGCCCGGGCGACCGTGCCGGCCTGCAGCCCGGCGACGTGCTGCTGGAGGTGGACGGCGAACCGGTGCTGGACCCTCGCCAGACCATGAGCGACATCGCCGCGGTGGCGCCCGGCACCCGCTTGCCGCTGACGGTGGTGCGCGGCGGCGAACGCCGCGAGATGAGCATCGAGCTGGGCGAGCGGCCGACGCCGTCGGTGGGCCGCCCCGACCCGCGCTGAGGGCGACACGCCCGACCGAGCCACGCCCCCGAAACGCCGAGGGCCCCGCCGGATGGCGGGGCCCTCGTGTGTTTTGCCTCCGGGTTGCGTCCGGGTCGCCCGCCTGCTCAGGGCTTCAAGCGATACTCCGCGGAGCGCGCGTGGGCGGTCAGCGACTCGCCCCGCGCCAGGGTCGAGGCGATCTTGCCAAGCTCGCCGGCGCCGTCGGCGGAGCAGTGGATGATCGAGGAGCGCTTCTGGAAGTCGTAGACCCCGAGCGGCGAGGAGAAGCGTGCCGTCCCCGAGGTCGGCAGCACGTGGTTGGGCCCGGCGCAGTAGTCGCCCAGCGCCTCGGCGGTATAGCGCCCCATGAAGATGGCGCCGGCGTGGCGCACCTCGGCAAGCCACCCCTCGGGATTGGCCACCGAGAGCTCCAGGTGCTCCGGGGCGATGCGGTTGATCAGCGTCACCGCCTCGTCGCGATCCCGGCAGCGAATCAGTATGCCGCGACGCGCGAGCGACTCGCGCACGATCGCCGCCCGCTCCAGGGTCGGCAGCAGCCGGGCGATGGCCTCCTCCACCGACGCCAGGTGCGCCTCGTCCCAGCTGACCAGGATCGCCTGGGCGTCCTCGTCGTGCTCGGCCTGGGAGAAGAGGTCCATGGCCAGCCAGTCGGGATCGGTGCCGCCGTCGGCGACCACCAGGATCTCCGAGGGACCGGCGATCATGTCGATGCCCACCTGGCCGAACACCGCGCGCTTGGCGGTGGCGACGTAGATGTTGCCCGGCCCGACGATCTTGTCGACCCGCGGCACCGTCTCGGTGCCGAAGGCCAGCGCCGCCACCGCCTGGGCGCCGCCGAGGGTGAAGACATGATCGACCCCGGCCAGGTAGGCGGCCGCCAGCACCAGCTCGTTGAGCACGCCGTCCGGGGTCGGCACCACCATGACGATCTCGCGCACCCCGGCCACGTGGGCGGGAATGGCGTTCATCAGCACCGAGGAGGGATAGGCCGCCTTGCCCCCCGGCACATAGATGCCGGCGCGATCCAGCGGCGTGACCTGCT includes the following:
- the zapE gene encoding cell division protein ZapE, producing the protein MSETHSPATARESRRPQTPMSRYRADLERHDFQHDAAQEQAVAHLQRLFDDLVATPPERVAPPKRGGGLASRVAGLFGRGGREASAEPAVPAVNGLYFWGGVGRGKTYLMDTFFETLPFPEKMRTHFHRFMQRVHNELEHYKGERNPLSLIAAKFAAEARVICFDEFFVKDITDAMILANLLESLFEHGVVLVATSNIVPGELYKDGLQRARFLPAIDLLERHCEVVNVDSGVDYRLRVLERAEIFHAPLDAEAEIELARSFREIAGHEGEEGAPLEINHRVLHTRRLHDDVVWFEFSELCDGPRSQNDYIELAREFHSVLVSNVTRMSGATDDRTRRFINMVDEFYDRGVKLLMSAEVPAEELYRDGRLEFEFQRTLSRLQEMQSHDYLALPHKP
- a CDS encoding DUF1043 family protein — encoded protein: MDETNISWVLAAACLLAGIGIGALGYHLLNASAGNAQRLRRRLAERERALADLKDGLGESLERIGQLAETLRRESQSLEEEAATASTTLGAPSLRRQAMDAATPAEDEAEPSMPRDYADGNRGTLSEDFGLKPPEEGAAQPPRY
- a CDS encoding Nif3-like dinuclear metal center hexameric protein — its product is MTNRDDLVAACDRLLEPERFKDYTLNGLQVAGRERVTRVMSGVTACQALLDEAVAWQADLLLVHHGYFWKNEPVAVTGMKRRRLATLLAHDINLLAYHLPLDAHRELGNNAELGRRLGFTVTGCADGALGEGLVWLGEPSRDLDAAGLAREVGETLEREPLLIEAPGGGAIRRVAWCTGGAQDMITAAWEAGADAFISGEISERTTHLARELGIHYLAAGHHATERYGVQALGERLAAEGGVEHRFVDIDNPA
- a CDS encoding Do family serine endopeptidase; this encodes MRRTLLPYLWPVLIGVLGAIVLLNAFPQLIGRHGSSPAPTATAPYDAAPDPGAEPAEPRDAPEVRQAEPLTRQQGPVSYAEAVSRAAPAVVNVYSSRVVEREEHPLMSDPFFRQFFGDETPRRQRMLSSLGSGVIVSEDGYVLTNHHVIRGADQIQVALRDGRETLAKVIGTDPESDLAVLRIELDALPVIELTDTTQIAIGDVSLAIGNPFGVGQTVTMGIISATGRSHLGLNAYEDFIQTDAAINPGNSGGALVNAEGALIGINTAIFSRSGGSQGIGFAIPANLARSILEELVVKGRVVRGWMGIEAQELNRELAASFGLDTPIGVVIAGVVPNGPGDRAGLQPGDVLLEVDGEPVLDPRQTMSDIAAVAPGTRLPLTVVRGGERREMSIELGERPTPSVGRPDPR
- the hisD gene encoding histidinol dehydrogenase, which gives rise to MSESPTAGVDITRLSTEQDDFDARLDHLLAWEGVSDAVIQQRVDEILAEVRARGDAALIEYSNRFDRLNVASMAELTLGEVRLREAYEGLPAEQREALAAAAERIRVYHEHQKPASWQYTEADGSVLGQQVTPLDRAGIYVPGGKAAYPSSVLMNAIPAHVAGVREIVMVVPTPDGVLNELVLAAAYLAGVDHVFTLGGAQAVAALAFGTETVPRVDKIVGPGNIYVATAKRAVFGQVGIDMIAGPSEILVVADGGTDPDWLAMDLFSQAEHDEDAQAILVSWDEAHLASVEEAIARLLPTLERAAIVRESLARRGILIRCRDRDEAVTLINRIAPEHLELSVANPEGWLAEVRHAGAIFMGRYTAEALGDYCAGPNHVLPTSGTARFSSPLGVYDFQKRSSIIHCSADGAGELGKIASTLARGESLTAHARSAEYRLKP